A single window of Aspergillus puulaauensis MK2 DNA, chromosome 5, nearly complete sequence DNA harbors:
- a CDS encoding Lectin C-type domain protein (COG:U;~EggNog:ENOG410PN32;~InterPro:IPR001304,IPR016187;~TransMembrane:1 (o552-576i)) has product MSLKFDPDDSLLNASWATVLLSERDVAGQVPINFVTTSAISLRAACFGDNKFGRTAGGKCLSNLLAIGYRRFNVDLYWSPDHSRWILCPVSIPKGFLVVTTTPGASPTATATAEVAQGTVTVEPDESTGDILYDLGPYKCSDGLDLVDVLDIFRDYFRYTDTDLVMYTRYLSFNLHAAAEPASPGSPASFVDSGHLPAKTHRVSSILDEQLGSYIYGPSDLSNDRRNLNESWYEVDETYKPIVEYYTIEKDPGGVQSTPDGWPSMKYVQLAAEKRLLVEYGSIDPQLSSYDLSQENDVIFPPGYLTSIVPVSAGDDGSLDTGCLYDPNTTDVSKANASWAIADHIPIPQSFSDASLLNVSDLVVNLTQCGMTATLNHTLFGLTADDKPDPYRNLTLSSSWAWASGQPAARISDLDSAESDDKRCAVMDLTLDGRWRTANCSETHRAACRIDNQPFGWALSTNAFTYDDAYDDACSAHREFSVPRTGLENTYLFRHLLSLSPELVDPASSDPLKREVWIDFNSIDTETCWVTGGSEAKCPYTSDPDQLERRTVLVAAVAGIVICIIAALTLFVKCNANRRNSRRNKRVIQGWEYEGVPS; this is encoded by the exons ATGTCCCTGAAGTTTGATCCGGATGATTCCCTCTTGAATGCGTCCTGGGCCACTGTCCTTCTG agcGAACGAGATGTAGCTGGTCAGGTTCCTATCAACTTTGTCACTACTTCGGCTATATCTCTCCGGGCAGCGTGCTTTGGCGACAACAAGTTCGGGCGGACTGCGGGTGGAAAATGCCTATCTAACCTGCTTGCTATCGGCTACCGGCGTTTCAACGTCGATCTGTATTGGTCGCCGGACCATTCGCGTTGGATACTATGCCCAGTCTCGATTCCCAAAGGTTTTCTGGTTGTGACAACGACCCCTGGCGCTTCTCCAACTGCAACCGCAACTGCAGAGGTTGCTCAAGGTACGGTCACGGTGGAGCCGGATGAGTCCACGGGAGATATACTTTATGACCTTGGGCCCTATAAATGCTCGGATGGGCTGGACCTAGTGGATGTGTTAGATATTTTCCGCGATTACTTCCGGTATACCGATACCGATCTGGTTATGTATACGAGATACCTGTCCTTCAACctccatgccgccgccgaaccCGCTTCTCCGGGTTCTCCCGCTTCGTTTGTTGATAGCGGACATCTTCCAGCCAAAACGCATCGTGTCAGTTCCATATTGGATGAACAGCTCGGATCATACATTTATGGCCCCTCCGATCTGTCTAACGATCGCCGTAACCTGAATGAATCTTGGTATGAAGTTGACGAGACGTATAAACCCATCGTTGAATATTATACCATTGAGAAAGACCCTGGTGGTGTACAAAGCACGCCAGATGGGTGGCCTAGTATGAAATACGTTCAATTGGCAGCCGAAAAACGGCTGTTGGTTGAATATGGCTCTATTGATCCTCAGCTTAGCAGTTATGATCTCTCGCAAGAAAATGATGTTATATTTCCTCCCGGTTATCTGACTTCTATCGTGCCCGTCAGcgcaggcgatgatggcAGTCTAGATACTGGCTGTCTATACGATCCAAATACAACCGATGTGTCCAAAGCCAACGCATCCTGGGCAATAGCAGACCATATCCCCATTCCGCAAAGCTTCAGCGATGCGTCCCTTCTAAATGTGTCGGACCTAGTCGTGAACCTCACACAATGTGGAATGACCGCCACCCTGAACCATACCCTGTTCGGCCTCACTGCGGACGACAAACCGGATCCATACCGCAACCTTACTCTATCATCCTCATGGGCGTGGGCCTCAGGCCAGCCTGCAGCACGGATTTCCGACCTCGATTCCGCCGAATCGGACGACAAACGTTGCGCCGTCATGGATCTCACCCTCGACGGACGATGGCGCACCGCAAACTGCAGCGAAACGCACCGCGCCGCCTGTCGCATAGACAACCAACCATTCGGCTGGGCTCTCTCCACAAACGCCTTTACATACGACGACGCATACGACGACGCTTGCTCAGCTCACAGGGAATTCTCAGTGCCCCGCACAGGTCTCGAAAACACATATCTGTTCCGCCATTTGCTTTCTCTGTCACCAGAACTGGTTGACCCTGCATCTTCCGACCCGCTCAAGCGCGAGGTTTGGATCGATTTCAATTCCATCGATACGGAAACCTGCTGGGTAACTGGTGGCTCTGAAGCCAAATGCCCTTATACATCGGATCCGGACCAACTTGAAAGACGCACGGTCttggttgctgctgttgctggtatAGTTATTTGCATAATTGCCGCTTTGACATTGTTCGTCAAATGTAATGCCAATCGGCGGAACTCGAGGAGGAACAAGAGAGTTATTCAGGGTTGGGAGTATGAAGGGGTACCATCTTAA